A genome region from Perca fluviatilis chromosome 20, GENO_Pfluv_1.0, whole genome shotgun sequence includes the following:
- the LOC120548818 gene encoding uncharacterized protein LOC120548818 isoform X1, translating to METSQNVPEVKVLQITNNKSENFLQPLRAEVTVNQIFHANPHHDRVLPSCCTDADYFCQKTLRKVGQVNQEFKSQPARDGQHFELTEHREPEDRGASPTRMNLHHRPRPAETREGDTRGECCCWVCGPNRGGTKEPANRDTTRGENDSQLQSDEEDLEPPLPLRSDNEWPHYRSLPPSHHYMHNYNLYHTVDVRYYHSAGQGQYNLNPINTLPPQSCHHSTPCQYRGTWNDSQNCVAQGSVSVNMPQFSVPRMEGVSQVSGMNLSSARAEGSVSHPHEKRRTISLPEECRNVFITYSSDISSEIIPFVDFLTKQGFRPAIDLFDNPIRRMDINKWKDSCLKDQSALIVIAISPKYKADIEGCVVDTHDLHTKYIHTMMQNEFIQQGSLNFRFIPLLFFNASQKHVPNWLQNTRVYRWPQDAEDVLLRLLRKERYVPPPVPPELSLIIRPVAPSAAATL from the exons ATGGAGACATCTCAAAATGTACCAGAGGTAAAAGTTTTgcaaataacaaataataagtCAGAAAATTTCCTTCAACCGTTAAGGGCTGAAGTTACAGTAAACCAAATCTTTCATGCTAATCCACACCATGATAGAGTCTTACCATCCTGTTGCACGGATGCAGATTATTTCTGCCAAAAAACATTGCGTAAAGTTGGACAAGTGAACCAAGAGTTTAAGAGTCAGCCAGCTCGTGATGGGCAGCATTTTGAGCTGACAGAACACAGAGAGCCAGAAGATAGAGGAGCGTCTCCCACCAGGATGAATCTCCATCACAGACCTCGTCCTGCAGAGACCAGGGAGGGTGACACCAGAGGAGAGTGCTGCTGTTGGGTCTGTGGACCTAACCGGGGTGGAACAAAAGAGCCtgcaaacagagacacaactaG gggTGAAAACGATTCTCAGCTTCAGAGTGATGAGGAGGATCTTGAGCCTCCCTTGCCGCTAAGATCTGATAATGAGTGGCCACACTACAGATCCCTTCCACCTTCTCACCACTACATGCACAACTACA ACCTTTATCATACAGTGGATGTCAGGTATTATCACTCTGCAGGACAAGGGCAGTACAACCTCAATCCCATCAACACACTCCCTCCTCAGTCATGTCACCACTCCACTCCCTGCCAGTACAGAGGAACCTGGAATGACTCCCAAAACTg CGTGGCTCAGGGAAGTGTCTCAGTTAACATGCCTCAGTTCTCCGTGCCCCGTATGGAGGGCGTGTCGCAGGTCAGCGGGATGAACCTGAGCTCAGCAAGAGCAGAGGGATCGGTCTCACATCCACATGAGAAAAGAAGAACCATCAGTCTGCCTGAAGAGTGCC gAAACGTTTTTATAACTTATTCTTCAGACATTTCTTCAGAGATAATTCCCTTTGTAGACTTTCTCACAAAGCAAGGTTTTCGACCAGCT ATTGATTTATTTGATAACCCCATCAGACGCATGGATATCAACAAGTGGAAGGATAGTTGCCTGAAAGAT caATCAGCCCTGATTGTCATCGCCATCAGTCCAAAGTACAAGGCGGACATTGAAGGATGTGTAGTGGATACCCATGATCTACACACTAAATATATTCACACCATG ATGCAGAATGAATTCATCCAGCAAGGCAGCTTGAATTTTAGATTCATACCGCTTCTCTTCTTTAATGCATCCCAG AAACACGTCCCAAATTGGCTTCAGAACACGCGTGTTTACCGCTGGCCGCAGGATGCTGAGGATGTGTTACTGCGGCTACTCAGGAAGGAGAGATACGttcctcctcctgttcctcCGGAGCTCTCCCTCATCATCAGGCCTGTGGCCCCCAGTGCTGCAGCTACACTATAA
- the LOC120548818 gene encoding E3 ubiquitin ligase TRAF3IP2-like isoform X2 — protein MYQRGENDSQLQSDEEDLEPPLPLRSDNEWPHYRSLPPSHHYMHNYNLYHTVDVRYYHSAGQGQYNLNPINTLPPQSCHHSTPCQYRGTWNDSQNCVAQGSVSVNMPQFSVPRMEGVSQVSGMNLSSARAEGSVSHPHEKRRTISLPEECRNVFITYSSDISSEIIPFVDFLTKQGFRPAIDLFDNPIRRMDINKWKDSCLKDQSALIVIAISPKYKADIEGCVVDTHDLHTKYIHTMMQNEFIQQGSLNFRFIPLLFFNASQKHVPNWLQNTRVYRWPQDAEDVLLRLLRKERYVPPPVPPELSLIIRPVAPSAAATL, from the exons ATGTACCAGAG gggTGAAAACGATTCTCAGCTTCAGAGTGATGAGGAGGATCTTGAGCCTCCCTTGCCGCTAAGATCTGATAATGAGTGGCCACACTACAGATCCCTTCCACCTTCTCACCACTACATGCACAACTACA ACCTTTATCATACAGTGGATGTCAGGTATTATCACTCTGCAGGACAAGGGCAGTACAACCTCAATCCCATCAACACACTCCCTCCTCAGTCATGTCACCACTCCACTCCCTGCCAGTACAGAGGAACCTGGAATGACTCCCAAAACTg CGTGGCTCAGGGAAGTGTCTCAGTTAACATGCCTCAGTTCTCCGTGCCCCGTATGGAGGGCGTGTCGCAGGTCAGCGGGATGAACCTGAGCTCAGCAAGAGCAGAGGGATCGGTCTCACATCCACATGAGAAAAGAAGAACCATCAGTCTGCCTGAAGAGTGCC gAAACGTTTTTATAACTTATTCTTCAGACATTTCTTCAGAGATAATTCCCTTTGTAGACTTTCTCACAAAGCAAGGTTTTCGACCAGCT ATTGATTTATTTGATAACCCCATCAGACGCATGGATATCAACAAGTGGAAGGATAGTTGCCTGAAAGAT caATCAGCCCTGATTGTCATCGCCATCAGTCCAAAGTACAAGGCGGACATTGAAGGATGTGTAGTGGATACCCATGATCTACACACTAAATATATTCACACCATG ATGCAGAATGAATTCATCCAGCAAGGCAGCTTGAATTTTAGATTCATACCGCTTCTCTTCTTTAATGCATCCCAG AAACACGTCCCAAATTGGCTTCAGAACACGCGTGTTTACCGCTGGCCGCAGGATGCTGAGGATGTGTTACTGCGGCTACTCAGGAAGGAGAGATACGttcctcctcctgttcctcCGGAGCTCTCCCTCATCATCAGGCCTGTGGCCCCCAGTGCTGCAGCTACACTATAA
- the LOC120548818 gene encoding E3 ubiquitin ligase TRAF3IP2-like isoform X3, translating into MRKEEPSVCLKSAIDLFDNPIRRMDINKWKDSCLKDQSALIVIAISPKYKADIEGCVVDTHDLHTKYIHTMMQNEFIQQGSLNFRFIPLLFFNASQKHVPNWLQNTRVYRWPQDAEDVLLRLLRKERYVPPPVPPELSLIIRPVAPSAAATL; encoded by the exons ATGAGAAAAGAAGAACCATCAGTCTGCCTGAAGAGTGCC ATTGATTTATTTGATAACCCCATCAGACGCATGGATATCAACAAGTGGAAGGATAGTTGCCTGAAAGAT caATCAGCCCTGATTGTCATCGCCATCAGTCCAAAGTACAAGGCGGACATTGAAGGATGTGTAGTGGATACCCATGATCTACACACTAAATATATTCACACCATG ATGCAGAATGAATTCATCCAGCAAGGCAGCTTGAATTTTAGATTCATACCGCTTCTCTTCTTTAATGCATCCCAG AAACACGTCCCAAATTGGCTTCAGAACACGCGTGTTTACCGCTGGCCGCAGGATGCTGAGGATGTGTTACTGCGGCTACTCAGGAAGGAGAGATACGttcctcctcctgttcctcCGGAGCTCTCCCTCATCATCAGGCCTGTGGCCCCCAGTGCTGCAGCTACACTATAA
- the fyna gene encoding tyrosine-protein kinase fyna yields the protein MGCVQCKDKEAAKLTDDRETSLSHNSGYRYGSDPTPQHYPSFGVTTIPNYNNFHSGATQGVTVFGGVHTSSQSGTLRSRGGTGVTLFVALYDYEARTEDDLSFRKGERFQILNSTEGDWWEARSLTTGGAGYIPSNYVAPVDSIQAEDWYFGKLGRKDAERQLLSNGNARGTFLIRESETTKGAYSLSIQDWDDVKGDHVKHYKIRKLDSGGYYITTRAQFETLQQLVQHYSARAAGLCCRLIVPCHKGMPRLTDLSVKTKDVWEIPRESLQLIKRLGNGQFGEVWMGTWNGTTKVAVKTLKPGTMSPESFLEEAQIMKKLRHDKLVQLYAVVSEEPIYIVTEYMCKGSLLDFLKDGEGRGLKLPNLVDMAAQVAAGMAYIERMNYIHRDLRSANILVGESLVCKIADFGLARLIEDNEYTARQGAKFPIKWTAPEAALYGKFTIKSDVWSFGILLTELVTKGRVPYPGMNNREVLEQVERGYRMPCPQDCPSSLHELMVQCWKKDPEERPTFEYLQAFLEDYFTATEPQYQPGDNL from the exons ATGGGCTGTGTCCAATGTAAGGATAAAGAAGCAGCAAAACTCACTGATGACCGGGAGACCAGCCTCTCACACAACTCGGGGTACCGCTATGGGTCCGACCCCACGCCACAGCACTACCCTAGCTTCGGGGTCACTACTATCCCCAACTACAACAACTTCCACAGCGGCGCCACACAGGGGGTGACCGTGTTCGGAGGAGTTCACACGTCCTCGCAGTCTGGGACACTTCGGTCTCGTGGCGGAACAG GGGTGACTCTGTTTGTGGCTCTTTACGATTACGAAGCCAGGACCGAGGATGACCTCAGCTTCAGAAAGGGGGAGAGGTTCCAGATCCTCAACAGCAC CGAGGGCGACTGGTGGGAGGCTCGTTCTCTCACTACAGGTGGAGCTGGTTACATTCCCAGCAATTACGTTGCTCCGGTGGACTCAATCCAAGCTGAGGA ctggTATTTTGGTAAATTAGGCCGAAAGGACGCAGAGAGACAACTGCTCTCCAACGGCAACGCCAGAGGCACTTTCCTCATCCGTGAGAGTGAAACAACCAAAG GGGCCTactctctctccatccaggACTGGGATGATGTCAAGGGAGACCACGTCAAACACTATAAGATTCGTAAGCTGGACAGTGGGGGCTACTACATCACCACCAGGGCCCAGTTTGAGACACTCCAGCAGCTAGTGCAGCACTACTCGG CCAGGGCTGCAGGGCTGTGCTGCCGACTGATCGTACCGTGCCACAAAGGCATGCCTCGTCTGACTGACCTGTCCGTCAAAACCAAAGACGTGTGGGAGATCCCGCGGGAGTCGCTGCAGCTAATCAAACGTCTCGGCAACGGCCAGTTTGGAGAGGTCTGGATGG GCACATGGAATGGCACCACCAAGGTGGCAGTCAAGACTCTGAAGCCCGGCACCATGTCCCCCGAGTCCTTCCTGGAGGAGGCTCAGATCATGAAGAAGCTCCGACACGACAAGCTGGTGCAGCTCTACGCCGTGGTGTCCGAAGAACCCATCTATATCGTCACGGAGTACATGTGCAAAG gTAGTTTGCTTGACTTCCTTAAAGATGGAGAAGGACGAGGCCTCAAGCTGCCAAATCTAGTGGACATGGCAGCTCAG GTGGCAGCAGGCATGGCATATATTGAGAGGATGAACTACATCCACAGAGACCTGCGCTCTGCCAACATCCTAGTCGGCGAAAGTCTGGTGTGTAAGATCGCTGACTTTGGTCTAGCCAGACTCATCGAGGACAATGAATACACAGCAAGACAAG GTGCAAAGTTTCCAATAAAGTGGACTGCTCCTGAGGCTGCTCTCTATGGGAAATTCACCATCAAGTCGGACGTGTGGTCGTTTGGCATCCTGCTGACAGAGCTGGTGACCAAGGGCAGAGTGCCCTATCCAG GCATGAACAACCGCGAGGTGCTGGAGCAGGTGGAGCGGGGCTACCGGATGCCGTGTCCGCAGGACTGCCCCTCTTCCCTGCACGAGCTGATGGTGCAGTGCTGGAAGAAAGACCCGGAGGAGAGGCCCACCTTTGAGTACCTGCAGGCCTTTTTGGAGGACTACTTCACTGCCACTGAGCCTCAGTACCAGCCGGGAGATAATCTCTGA